From Quadrisphaera sp. DSM 44207, the proteins below share one genomic window:
- the galU gene encoding UTP--glucose-1-phosphate uridylyltransferase GalU, which produces MTEAIRKAVIPVAGMGTRFLPATKTTPKEMLPVVDRPAIEYVVEEAVSAGLTDVLMVTGRTKRTLEDHFDRVPELEAALEAKGDDARLALVRRATELAQVHFVRQGEARGLGHAVLCAKGHVGDEPFAVLLGDDLIDERDPLLQRMVAVQAQHGGSVVALLEVPRDQVGLYGCAELAQDDATAGQEDVVRLAGMVEKPDPADAPSNLAIIGRYVLSPAVFEVLERTPPGRGGEIQLTDALQTLAGTSPEQGGGVRGVVFRGRRYDTGDKLDYLKAVVRLASGREDLGPGLREWLAEWVASGFDTEAPTHAPVRR; this is translated from the coding sequence ATGACCGAGGCGATCCGCAAGGCCGTCATCCCCGTCGCCGGGATGGGCACCCGCTTCCTGCCGGCGACCAAGACCACGCCCAAGGAGATGCTGCCGGTCGTCGACCGCCCGGCCATCGAGTACGTGGTCGAGGAGGCCGTCTCGGCGGGCCTGACCGACGTCCTGATGGTCACGGGCCGCACGAAGCGGACGCTGGAGGACCACTTCGACCGCGTCCCCGAGCTCGAGGCGGCGCTGGAGGCCAAGGGCGACGACGCCAGGCTCGCGCTCGTGCGCCGCGCCACCGAGCTCGCGCAGGTGCACTTCGTGCGCCAGGGCGAGGCCCGCGGCCTCGGCCACGCGGTGCTGTGCGCCAAGGGGCACGTGGGCGACGAGCCGTTCGCCGTCCTGCTCGGCGACGACCTCATCGACGAGCGCGATCCGCTGCTGCAGCGCATGGTCGCCGTGCAGGCCCAGCACGGCGGCAGCGTCGTGGCGCTGCTGGAGGTCCCGCGCGACCAGGTGGGCCTGTACGGCTGCGCCGAGCTGGCGCAGGACGACGCCACCGCCGGCCAGGAGGACGTCGTGCGCCTGGCGGGCATGGTGGAGAAGCCGGACCCGGCCGACGCCCCCAGCAACCTGGCGATCATCGGCCGCTACGTGCTGTCCCCGGCGGTGTTCGAGGTGCTCGAGCGCACCCCGCCCGGCCGCGGCGGGGAGATCCAGCTGACCGACGCCCTGCAGACCCTCGCCGGCACGAGCCCCGAGCAGGGCGGCGGGGTGCGCGGGGTGGTCTTCCGCGGCCGCCGCTACGACACCGGCGACAAGCTCGACTACCTCAAGGCCGTCGTCCGCCTGGCCAGCGGCCGCGAGGACCTCGGCCCGGGCCTGCGCGAGTGGCTGGCCGAGTGGGTCGCCTCCGGCTTCGACACCGAGGCGCCCACGCACGCCCCGGTGCGCCGCTGA
- the glp gene encoding gephyrin-like molybdotransferase Glp produces MPLKPVEQHLADALGLVAPLAPLDVPLLEALDCVLAEDVVAPGALPAFDGSAMDGYAVRVEDVAGASGSGPVVLPVVADLPAGAGEPLVLVPGTAARIMTGAPVPRGTGAVVPVEWTDAGVASVTITRAPRPGQHVRRAGEDVQPGEALLDAGARLTPRSLALLAATGRGRVRVHPRPRVVVLSTGSELVEPGRPVAHGQVTDSNSTALTAAVQETGAVAYRVGIVDDDPQRLLQVLEDQLVRADVVVTSGGVSAGAYDVVKEVLSRLGTVTFEKVAMQPGMPQGLGTIGDGTPIFTLPGNPVSAYVSFEVFVRPALRRVLGEPELHRPSVTAEVTEGWTSPAGKRQFVRAVLTSDAAGRPRVRPAGGHGSHLVADLAVANALAVVAEDVAQVEPGDLVRCMVLERGRR; encoded by the coding sequence GTGCCGCTGAAGCCCGTCGAGCAGCACCTGGCCGACGCCCTGGGGCTCGTGGCGCCCCTGGCGCCCCTCGACGTCCCGCTGCTGGAGGCCCTGGACTGCGTGCTCGCCGAGGACGTCGTGGCCCCCGGCGCCCTGCCCGCCTTCGACGGCTCGGCCATGGACGGGTACGCCGTGCGCGTCGAGGACGTCGCCGGTGCCAGCGGGTCGGGGCCCGTGGTGCTGCCCGTGGTCGCCGACCTGCCCGCCGGCGCCGGCGAGCCGCTCGTGCTCGTGCCGGGCACCGCCGCGCGGATCATGACGGGCGCGCCCGTGCCGCGCGGCACCGGCGCCGTCGTGCCCGTCGAGTGGACCGACGCCGGCGTGGCGTCCGTGACGATCACCCGCGCGCCCCGCCCGGGCCAGCACGTGCGGCGGGCGGGGGAGGACGTCCAGCCCGGCGAGGCGCTGCTGGACGCCGGCGCGCGGCTGACTCCGCGCTCGCTGGCGCTGCTGGCGGCCACCGGGCGCGGGCGTGTGCGCGTGCACCCGCGCCCGCGCGTCGTCGTCCTCTCCACGGGCAGCGAGCTCGTCGAGCCCGGCCGTCCCGTGGCGCACGGGCAGGTCACCGACTCCAACAGCACCGCCCTGACGGCGGCGGTGCAGGAGACCGGCGCGGTCGCCTACCGCGTGGGCATCGTCGACGACGACCCGCAGCGGCTGCTGCAGGTCCTGGAGGACCAGCTCGTGCGCGCCGACGTCGTCGTCACCTCCGGCGGCGTCAGCGCCGGCGCCTACGACGTCGTCAAGGAGGTGCTCTCGCGCCTCGGCACGGTCACCTTCGAGAAGGTCGCCATGCAGCCCGGCATGCCGCAGGGGCTGGGCACCATCGGCGACGGCACGCCGATCTTCACCCTGCCCGGCAACCCCGTCAGCGCCTACGTCTCCTTCGAGGTCTTCGTGCGCCCGGCGCTGCGCCGCGTGCTCGGCGAGCCGGAGCTGCACCGGCCCTCGGTGACGGCGGAGGTCACCGAGGGCTGGACCTCCCCGGCGGGCAAGCGGCAGTTCGTGCGCGCCGTCCTGACCTCCGACGCCGCCGGGCGCCCGAGGGTGCGCCCCGCCGGCGGGCACGGCTCGCACCTGGTGGCCGACCTCGCGGTCGCCAACGCGCTGGCGGTCGTCGCCGAGGACGTCGCGCAGGTCGAGCCCGGTGACCTCGTGCGCTGCATGGTGCTCGAGCGGGGGCGGCGGTGA
- the moaC gene encoding cyclic pyranopterin monophosphate synthase MoaC: MVDVSAKAVTVREARAEGFVRCSEQVVAALRGGGVPKGDALAVARIAGIQAAKRTPELVPLAHPVAVHAVDVAAEVEDGGVRLTAVVRTADRTGVEMEALTAVAVAGLALVDMVKGLDRLSEITGVRVVAKSGGRSGDWQR; this comes from the coding sequence ATGGTCGACGTGTCGGCCAAGGCGGTCACCGTGCGCGAGGCGCGGGCGGAGGGGTTCGTGCGCTGCTCGGAGCAGGTGGTGGCGGCGCTGCGCGGCGGCGGGGTGCCCAAGGGCGACGCGCTCGCGGTGGCGCGCATCGCCGGCATCCAGGCCGCCAAGCGCACGCCCGAGCTCGTGCCGCTGGCGCACCCGGTGGCGGTGCACGCCGTCGACGTGGCCGCCGAGGTCGAGGACGGCGGCGTGAGGCTGACCGCCGTGGTGCGCACCGCCGACCGCACGGGCGTGGAGATGGAGGCCCTGACCGCGGTGGCGGTGGCGGGCCTGGCCCTGGTGGACATGGTCAAGGGGCTCGACCGGCTCTCGGAGATCACCGGGGTGCGGGTCGTGGCCAAGAGCGGAGGGCGGTCCGGTGACTGGCAGCGGTGA
- a CDS encoding molybdenum cofactor biosynthesis protein B → MVVTVSNRASAGVYEDTGGPVLAAGLVDAGFAVDGPRVVPDGDPVGQALRAALEQGYDVVVTTGGTGLAPTDATPEQTRPLLDREVPGLADALRTLGREQGVPTAVLSRGLAGVAGRTLVVNVAGSPGACRDAVTLLGSVLPHAVDQLRGGDH, encoded by the coding sequence CTGGTCGTCACGGTCTCCAACCGCGCGTCCGCGGGCGTGTACGAGGACACCGGCGGGCCGGTGCTCGCAGCCGGGCTGGTCGACGCCGGCTTCGCGGTGGACGGCCCGCGCGTCGTCCCCGACGGCGACCCGGTGGGGCAGGCGCTGCGCGCGGCGCTCGAGCAGGGCTACGACGTGGTGGTCACCACGGGCGGCACGGGGCTGGCCCCGACCGACGCCACCCCCGAGCAGACGCGCCCGCTGCTCGACCGCGAGGTGCCGGGGCTCGCGGACGCCCTGCGCACGCTGGGGCGCGAGCAGGGGGTGCCCACGGCCGTGCTCTCCCGAGGCCTGGCGGGCGTGGCCGGCCGCACCCTGGTGGTCAACGTGGCCGGCTCGCCCGGCGCCTGCCGCGACGCCGTGACGCTGCTCGGCTCCGTGCTGCCGCACGCGGTCGACCAACTGCGCGGCGGGGACCACTGA
- a CDS encoding GNAT family N-acetyltransferase, translated as MAGTGWPVVLEDGDVVLRPLRLRDAAAWWELRAANVSWLAPWEATSPDGVPPVRSFPSLVRDLNRQGRSGQALPFALEHDGRLAGQVTVGGITWGAMRSAHVGYWLDGRLAGRGIMPRAVAMAVDHCFFAVGLHRIEVNIRPENRPSLRVVEKLGLRPEGERLRYLHIDGAWRDHLAFAVTSEEVPQGLVARWRSSRGA; from the coding sequence TTGGCGGGGACGGGCTGGCCCGTGGTCCTGGAGGACGGCGACGTCGTCCTGCGGCCGCTGCGCCTGCGCGACGCGGCGGCGTGGTGGGAGCTGCGCGCCGCCAACGTCTCGTGGCTGGCGCCGTGGGAGGCGACGAGCCCGGACGGCGTCCCGCCGGTGCGCTCCTTCCCCAGCCTCGTGCGCGACCTGAACCGGCAGGGGCGCAGCGGGCAGGCGCTGCCCTTCGCCCTCGAGCACGACGGTCGCCTGGCCGGGCAGGTGACCGTCGGCGGCATCACCTGGGGAGCCATGCGCTCGGCCCACGTCGGCTACTGGCTCGACGGGCGCCTCGCCGGGCGCGGCATCATGCCCCGCGCCGTCGCGATGGCCGTCGACCACTGCTTCTTCGCGGTCGGGCTGCACCGGATCGAGGTCAACATCCGGCCGGAGAACCGCCCGAGCCTGCGGGTGGTCGAGAAGCTCGGGCTGCGCCCCGAGGGCGAGCGGCTGCGCTACCTGCACATCGACGGCGCCTGGCGCGACCACCTGGCCTTCGCGGTGACCTCCGAGGAGGTGCCGCAGGGGCTCGTGGCACGCTGGCGCTCCTCGCGCGGCGCCTGA
- a CDS encoding GGDEF domain-containing protein: protein MRSGPHRLTSGRHRTADGSEPEGEFRPADAATLGAAFRAAPIALAVVDDEGRCTDVNDAFVALLGYPREELVGRSYAVLTHPDDRHLDSAAVAQMAADGAGPTVEKRFVHQEGRTVWTRTTARLLGDAAPGHAVAVIEHVDQRRDEEGRLRWLALHDPLTGAANRALLDDRMEQALAARDRDGGVLAVVLADVDDFKVLNDRHGHLFGDQVLIAVVRAATAAVRDRDTVARLGGDEFVVLAHVHSAAEAHQVLQRLRTVLRRTVAVGSRRVDVRASCGLAVVDRPGRAAADVLAEADAAMYAAKRSAREED from the coding sequence ATGCGCTCTGGCCCCCACCGCCTCACCAGCGGCCGGCACCGCACCGCCGACGGGTCGGAGCCGGAGGGGGAGTTCCGGCCCGCGGACGCCGCGACGCTGGGGGCCGCCTTCCGCGCCGCTCCGATCGCCCTGGCCGTCGTGGACGACGAGGGCCGCTGCACGGACGTCAACGACGCCTTCGTCGCGCTCCTCGGCTACCCGCGCGAGGAGCTGGTCGGCCGCTCCTACGCCGTCCTGACGCACCCGGACGACCGCCACCTCGACTCCGCCGCCGTCGCGCAGATGGCCGCCGACGGCGCCGGCCCCACCGTCGAGAAGCGCTTCGTGCACCAGGAGGGCCGCACCGTGTGGACCCGGACGACGGCCCGCCTGCTCGGGGACGCCGCCCCCGGGCACGCCGTCGCCGTGATCGAGCACGTCGACCAGCGCCGCGACGAGGAGGGGCGGCTGCGGTGGCTCGCCCTGCACGACCCGCTCACCGGGGCGGCCAACCGCGCGCTCCTCGACGACCGCATGGAGCAGGCGCTGGCCGCGCGCGACCGGGACGGCGGCGTCCTGGCCGTCGTCCTCGCCGACGTCGACGACTTCAAGGTCCTCAACGACCGCCACGGCCACCTGTTCGGCGACCAGGTGCTCATCGCGGTCGTGCGCGCCGCGACGGCCGCCGTCCGCGACCGCGACACGGTGGCCCGCCTCGGCGGCGACGAGTTCGTCGTCCTCGCGCACGTGCACTCGGCCGCCGAGGCGCACCAGGTGCTCCAGCGGCTGCGCACCGTGCTGCGGCGCACGGTCGCGGTCGGCAGCCGCCGCGTCGACGTCCGCGCGAGCTGCGGACTGGCGGTCGTGGACCGTCCCGGCCGCGCGGCCGCCGACGTCCTCGCCGAGGCGGACGCCGCGATGTACGCGGCGAAGCGCTCGGCGCGCGAGGAGGACTGA
- a CDS encoding LLM class flavin-dependent oxidoreductase — protein sequence MQIGISSFAETTPDPTTGEVMSPAQRAREVVEEVVLADQVGLDVYGLGEHHRPDFVASAPAVLLAAATARTERVRLTSAVTVLSSDDPVRVFQDFATLDLVSGGRAEVIAGRGSFIESFPLFGYDLADYDDLFAEKLDLLLRVRASERVTWRGRHRPALADAGVYPRPVQDPLPVWVGVGGNPQSVVRAGTLGLPLAVAIIGGMPEQFAPLVRLYREAARRAGHDPAALPVATHSHGFLAETSQGAADTSFPSYAAAMTTIGRERGWAPYTRAAFDAGRTLRGALFVGSPAEVTEKLLLNHEVLGIDRFMLHVSTGTLPHRDVMRAIELLGTEVAPAVRAEVARRGA from the coding sequence GTGCAGATCGGCATCAGCTCGTTCGCGGAGACGACCCCGGACCCCACCACCGGCGAGGTGATGAGCCCGGCCCAGCGCGCCCGCGAGGTGGTCGAGGAGGTCGTCCTCGCCGACCAGGTCGGTCTCGACGTCTACGGCCTCGGCGAGCACCACCGGCCCGACTTCGTCGCCTCCGCCCCGGCCGTGCTGCTGGCCGCCGCGACCGCGCGCACCGAGCGGGTCCGGCTGACGAGCGCCGTCACCGTGCTCAGCTCCGACGACCCGGTGCGCGTCTTCCAGGACTTCGCCACCCTGGACCTGGTCTCCGGCGGGCGCGCGGAGGTCATCGCCGGCCGCGGGTCGTTCATCGAGTCCTTCCCGCTGTTCGGCTACGACCTCGCCGACTACGACGACCTATTCGCCGAGAAGCTGGACCTGCTGCTGCGCGTCCGCGCCTCCGAGAGGGTCACGTGGCGAGGCCGGCACCGCCCCGCGCTCGCCGACGCCGGGGTCTACCCGCGCCCGGTGCAGGACCCCCTGCCGGTGTGGGTCGGCGTGGGCGGCAACCCGCAGTCCGTCGTGCGCGCCGGCACCCTGGGCCTGCCGCTGGCGGTCGCGATCATCGGCGGCATGCCGGAGCAGTTCGCCCCGCTGGTGCGGCTGTACCGCGAGGCCGCCCGGCGCGCCGGGCACGACCCGGCGGCGCTGCCCGTGGCCACGCACTCGCACGGCTTCCTCGCGGAGACCTCGCAGGGCGCGGCCGACACGAGCTTCCCCTCCTACGCGGCGGCGATGACGACGATCGGGCGCGAGCGCGGGTGGGCGCCGTACACCCGCGCGGCCTTCGACGCCGGGCGCACCCTGCGCGGCGCGCTGTTCGTGGGCAGCCCGGCCGAGGTGACCGAGAAGCTGCTGCTCAACCACGAGGTGCTGGGCATCGACCGGTTCATGCTGCACGTGAGCACCGGCACGCTGCCGCACCGCGACGTGATGCGGGCCATCGAGCTGCTGGGCACCGAGGTCGCGCCCGCGGTGCGCGCGGAGGTCGCCCGCCGGGGCGCGTGA
- a CDS encoding dolichyl-phosphate-mannose--protein mannosyltransferase — translation MRAPRARTEHEQAALRERLLGPRRERARGDRLRGWAGPLLVAALAGVLRFWRLGEPHQLVFDETYYVKQAYTLLRVGYELRWPEGADEDFTAGSPDAFLDEADYPVHPPVGKWMIAVGQALFGVESSVGWRFSSAVVGTVMVLVVARIGRRLLGSTLLGCTAGLLLAVDGLHLVHSRTGLLDLFLTLWVLLAFGALLLDREASREQLVRRLCGAGPSSWGARLRPWRWAAAVCLGLACGVKWSGLYFVAAFGLLTVLWDVGARRAARLPRWGQGLLRDGAPAAAVVLPTVVVVYVATWAGWFASDDAHLRRWAQENPGEGVTWLPPALRSLWRYHQDMWAFHTGLTSPHDYESHPWSWIVQGRPTSFFYEGSVLGDPGCAVEQCSRAITSLGNPVVWWAGALALPVLVLSWALRRDWRAGAVLAGVAAGWLPWFLYAERTIFTFYAVAFLPFLVLGLAHALGLVLGPPDAAPARRRTGAALAGAVVIGAVVAAAYFWPVWTGEVIPYAQWRARMWLPSWI, via the coding sequence GTGCGCGCTCCCCGAGCGCGCACCGAGCACGAGCAGGCGGCCCTGCGCGAGCGCCTGCTCGGGCCCCGGCGCGAGCGGGCGCGCGGCGACCGGCTGCGGGGCTGGGCGGGGCCGCTGCTGGTCGCCGCCCTGGCCGGCGTCCTGCGGTTCTGGCGCCTCGGCGAGCCGCACCAGCTCGTCTTCGACGAGACGTACTACGTCAAGCAGGCGTACACGCTGCTGCGCGTCGGCTACGAGCTGCGCTGGCCCGAGGGCGCCGACGAGGACTTCACCGCCGGCTCGCCCGACGCCTTCCTCGACGAGGCGGACTACCCCGTGCACCCGCCGGTGGGCAAGTGGATGATCGCCGTCGGGCAGGCGCTGTTCGGGGTGGAGTCCTCGGTCGGATGGCGCTTCTCGAGCGCCGTCGTGGGCACCGTCATGGTGCTGGTCGTGGCGCGGATCGGGCGGCGCCTGCTCGGCTCGACGCTGCTCGGCTGCACCGCCGGGCTGCTGCTCGCGGTGGACGGCCTGCACCTGGTGCACAGCCGCACGGGCCTGCTGGACCTCTTCCTCACCCTCTGGGTGCTGCTCGCCTTCGGCGCGCTGCTGCTCGACCGCGAGGCCTCCCGCGAGCAGCTGGTGCGCCGGCTGTGCGGCGCCGGCCCCAGCAGCTGGGGAGCGCGGCTGCGGCCGTGGCGGTGGGCGGCCGCGGTCTGCCTGGGCCTCGCCTGCGGGGTGAAGTGGTCGGGCCTGTACTTCGTGGCGGCCTTCGGGCTGCTGACGGTGCTGTGGGACGTCGGCGCCCGCCGCGCGGCGAGGCTGCCGCGCTGGGGGCAGGGCCTGCTGCGCGACGGCGCGCCCGCCGCGGCGGTGGTGCTGCCGACGGTGGTCGTCGTCTACGTCGCGACCTGGGCGGGGTGGTTCGCCTCGGACGACGCGCACCTGCGGCGGTGGGCGCAGGAGAATCCGGGCGAGGGCGTGACCTGGCTGCCGCCGGCGCTGCGCTCGCTGTGGCGCTACCACCAGGACATGTGGGCCTTCCACACCGGCCTGACCTCCCCGCACGACTACGAGTCGCACCCGTGGTCGTGGATCGTGCAGGGGCGCCCGACGTCCTTCTTCTACGAGGGCTCCGTCCTCGGCGACCCCGGGTGCGCGGTCGAGCAGTGCTCGAGGGCCATCACCTCCCTCGGCAACCCCGTGGTGTGGTGGGCGGGGGCCCTCGCGCTGCCGGTGCTGGTGCTCAGCTGGGCGCTGCGCCGCGACTGGCGCGCGGGCGCCGTCCTCGCGGGCGTCGCGGCGGGCTGGCTGCCGTGGTTCCTCTACGCCGAGCGCACGATCTTCACGTTCTACGCCGTGGCGTTCCTGCCGTTCCTCGTCCTCGGCCTCGCCCACGCGCTCGGGCTGGTGCTCGGGCCGCCGGACGCCGCGCCCGCGCGGCGGCGCACCGGCGCGGCGCTGGCGGGCGCGGTGGTGATCGGCGCCGTCGTGGCGGCGGCGTACTTCTGGCCCGTGTGGACCGGCGAGGTCATCCCCTACGCGCAGTGGCGGGCGCGGATGTGGCTCCCGTCCTGGATCTGA
- a CDS encoding DMT family transporter: MAASPADRVPPQLVLAAAALSLQVGAAVATLLFPALGATGVLALRMGVGALCLVVLGRAWRAVPRGRTRGLVVAFGAVLGTMNLLFYLSLERIPLGVAVALELLGPLGVAVAGSRTRRHLLWVALAVAGLAVLLGPTVLGEASAGGAGAGLDPAGVALALAAGAAWAGYILLGSRLAGAVSGTAGLAWAMVAASAVLVPLGAATAGAALLEPEHLLAGAAVALLSGVLPYSLELATLRRLSPRAFGVMMSLEPAVAVLAGLVVAGQRPGPAALAGIALVVAASLGAVPGSAEASAEAAPDAAAGAAPGAALEERGPGVDAVGPG; encoded by the coding sequence GTGGCGGCCTCCCCCGCGGACCGGGTGCCGCCGCAGCTGGTGCTCGCCGCCGCGGCGCTGAGCCTGCAGGTGGGCGCCGCCGTGGCCACCCTGCTCTTCCCCGCCCTCGGCGCGACCGGCGTCCTGGCCCTGCGGATGGGCGTCGGCGCGCTGTGCCTGGTGGTGCTCGGGCGGGCGTGGCGGGCCGTGCCGAGGGGGCGCACGCGCGGGCTCGTCGTCGCCTTCGGCGCCGTCCTCGGCACCATGAACCTGCTCTTCTACCTCTCCCTGGAGCGCATCCCGCTCGGGGTCGCCGTCGCCCTGGAGCTGCTGGGGCCCCTCGGCGTCGCGGTCGCCGGCTCGCGCACGCGCCGGCACCTGCTGTGGGTGGCCCTCGCGGTCGCCGGCCTGGCGGTGCTGCTCGGGCCGACGGTGCTCGGGGAGGCCTCGGCCGGTGGGGCCGGCGCCGGGCTGGACCCGGCCGGCGTCGCGCTCGCGCTCGCGGCGGGCGCGGCCTGGGCCGGGTACATCCTGCTCGGCTCCCGCCTGGCCGGCGCCGTCTCGGGCACCGCGGGCCTGGCGTGGGCGATGGTCGCCGCCAGCGCCGTCCTCGTGCCCCTGGGCGCGGCCACGGCGGGCGCGGCCCTGCTGGAGCCGGAGCACCTGCTGGCGGGCGCGGCGGTCGCGCTGCTGTCCGGGGTGCTGCCCTACTCCCTGGAGCTGGCGACGCTGCGCCGGCTCAGCCCGCGCGCCTTCGGCGTCATGATGAGCCTGGAGCCGGCGGTGGCCGTGCTCGCGGGGCTGGTGGTCGCCGGGCAGCGGCCGGGCCCGGCCGCGCTGGCCGGGATCGCCCTGGTCGTCGCGGCCAGCCTGGGCGCCGTCCCGGGCTCGGCGGAGGCGTCGGCGGAGGCGGCGCCGGACGCGGCAGCGGGAGCGGCGCCGGGGGCGGCGCTGGAGGAGCGGGGACCGGGGGTGGACGCGGTGGGCCCGGGATGA
- a CDS encoding pyridoxal phosphate-dependent aminotransferase: MPGVRTPRPALTARMQPYTSTVFAEMSALAARTGAINLGQGFPDTDGPASLLQDAVAAIRGGANQYPPGAGVPALREAVAAHQRRFYGLEVDPEHVLVTVGATEAIAAAVLALTEPGDEVVVFEPYFDSYAATTALAGVTRRTAVLRSPSFAVDEEELRAAFTPRTRLVLLNSPHNPTGKVFSRAELELVARLAVEHDAVVVSDEVYEHMTYGVPHVPVATLPGMAERTLTISSAGKTFSVTGWKVGWLHGPPQLVAAARAVKQFLTYVGSGPFQPAVAGALALPDAFYAQLAADLRRKRDLLVAGLREAGFAVTTPDGTYFATADAAPLGHDDAMALCLDLPRLAGVVAVPVSAFHDDPAAAPSLLRFAFCKQDAVLEEAVERLAAVGSRLVR; this comes from the coding sequence ATGCCGGGCGTGAGGACGCCGCGCCCCGCCCTGACCGCGAGGATGCAGCCGTACACCAGCACGGTCTTCGCGGAGATGAGCGCGCTCGCCGCGCGCACCGGCGCGATCAACCTCGGGCAGGGCTTCCCGGACACCGACGGGCCGGCGTCCCTGCTGCAGGACGCCGTGGCGGCGATCCGCGGCGGCGCCAACCAGTACCCGCCCGGGGCCGGCGTGCCGGCGCTGCGCGAGGCCGTCGCCGCCCACCAGCGCCGCTTCTACGGCCTGGAGGTCGACCCCGAGCACGTGCTCGTCACCGTCGGCGCGACCGAGGCGATCGCCGCCGCCGTCCTGGCGCTGACGGAGCCGGGCGACGAGGTGGTCGTCTTCGAGCCGTACTTCGACTCCTACGCCGCCACCACCGCCCTGGCCGGGGTCACCCGCCGCACCGCGGTGCTGCGCTCCCCGAGCTTCGCCGTGGACGAGGAGGAGCTGAGGGCGGCGTTCACGCCCCGCACCCGGCTGGTGCTGCTCAACAGCCCGCACAACCCGACGGGCAAGGTCTTCTCCCGCGCGGAGCTGGAGCTGGTGGCCCGCCTCGCCGTCGAGCACGACGCGGTCGTCGTCTCCGACGAGGTGTACGAGCACATGACCTACGGCGTCCCGCACGTCCCGGTGGCGACCCTGCCGGGCATGGCCGAGCGCACGCTGACGATCTCCTCGGCCGGCAAGACGTTCTCGGTGACGGGGTGGAAGGTGGGGTGGCTGCACGGGCCCCCGCAGCTCGTGGCCGCCGCCCGGGCCGTCAAGCAGTTCCTCACCTACGTCGGCTCCGGGCCCTTCCAGCCGGCGGTCGCGGGCGCCCTGGCCCTGCCCGACGCCTTCTACGCCCAGCTGGCCGCGGACCTGCGCCGCAAGCGGGACCTGCTGGTCGCGGGCCTGCGGGAGGCGGGGTTCGCCGTGACCACCCCGGACGGCACGTACTTCGCCACCGCGGACGCCGCGCCGCTGGGCCACGACGACGCGATGGCCCTGTGCCTGGACCTGCCGCGCCTGGCCGGCGTGGTCGCCGTCCCGGTCAGCGCCTTCCACGACGACCCGGCCGCCGCGCCGTCGCTGCTGCGCTTCGCCTTCTGCAAGCAGGACGCCGTCCTGGAGGAGGCCGTCGAGCGTCTCGCCGCCGTGGGGTCGCGGCTGGTCCGCTGA
- the rsmI gene encoding 16S rRNA (cytidine(1402)-2'-O)-methyltransferase, with the protein MTSEPGAGRIVLAGTPIGNAEDAPPRLAHLLRTADVVAAEDTRRLRRLCAALGVEPAGRVTSYHEHNEAGRSEDLVAAAAAGATVLLVTDAGMPSVSDPGFRVVAAAVEAGVRVSAAPGPSAVLAALAVSGLPTDRFCFEGFPPRRAGERAKALAALAGERRTMVFFEAPHRLPETLTAMAEAFGGDRPAAVCRELTKTHEEVRRGGLAELAAWTAGLARIGEVTLVVAGAVPVAADPADAVEEVLARVAAGERLKDAVAHVAASAGVPRRALYDAALVARR; encoded by the coding sequence GTGACGAGCGAGCCCGGGGCCGGCCGGATCGTGCTGGCGGGCACCCCGATCGGCAACGCCGAGGACGCCCCGCCGCGCCTGGCGCACCTGCTGCGCACGGCCGACGTCGTCGCGGCCGAGGACACCCGCCGCCTGCGCCGCCTGTGCGCGGCGCTCGGCGTCGAGCCGGCCGGGCGCGTGACCAGCTACCACGAGCACAACGAGGCCGGGCGCAGCGAGGACCTCGTGGCCGCGGCCGCCGCCGGCGCGACGGTGCTGCTGGTCACCGACGCCGGCATGCCGAGCGTGTCCGACCCGGGCTTCCGCGTCGTGGCCGCCGCCGTCGAGGCGGGCGTGCGCGTGAGCGCGGCGCCCGGCCCCTCCGCCGTGCTCGCCGCGCTCGCGGTCTCCGGGCTGCCCACGGACCGCTTCTGCTTCGAGGGCTTCCCGCCGCGCCGGGCCGGGGAGCGCGCGAAGGCCCTCGCCGCGCTGGCCGGCGAGCGGCGCACGATGGTCTTCTTCGAGGCCCCCCACCGCCTGCCCGAGACCCTGACCGCCATGGCCGAGGCCTTCGGCGGCGACCGGCCCGCGGCGGTGTGCCGGGAGCTGACGAAGACCCACGAGGAGGTCCGCCGCGGCGGACTCGCCGAGCTCGCCGCGTGGACGGCCGGCCTGGCGAGGATCGGCGAGGTCACCCTCGTCGTCGCGGGCGCGGTGCCGGTGGCGGCCGACCCGGCGGACGCCGTGGAGGAGGTCCTGGCCCGCGTGGCGGCGGGAGAGCGGCTCAAGGACGCCGTCGCGCACGTCGCGGCGTCCGCCGGCGTGCCCAGGCGGGCCCTGTACGACGCGGCGCTCGTGGCCCGCCGCTGA